In a single window of the Helicobacter felis ATCC 49179 genome:
- the folK gene encoding 2-amino-4-hydroxy-6-hydroxymethyldihydropteridine diphosphokinase: MGDSKKVFRALWGWLARHRLVSRLCSSPLYINPAFGYTNQRDFTNATLSFQTPLSVGQLFSMLFYLERRWGRERKRPFKNAPRTLDIDLLFFNRMVYRQDYLTLPHPQWNQRASVLIPLSLQHAIWGPA, translated from the coding sequence GTGGGCGATTCTAAAAAGGTTTTTCGGGCCTTGTGGGGATGGTTGGCACGCCACCGGTTAGTTTCAAGATTATGCTCTTCACCTCTTTATATCAACCCTGCTTTTGGCTACACAAATCAAAGGGATTTCACAAATGCAACCCTCTCTTTCCAAACGCCTTTGAGTGTTGGGCAACTCTTTAGCATGCTTTTTTACTTAGAACGCCGTTGGGGCAGGGAGCGCAAACGCCCTTTTAAAAATGCCCCTAGAACTCTTGACATCGATCTGCTCTTTTTTAATCGCATGGTTTATAGACAAGATTATCTCACTTTGCCCCATCCACAATGGAATCAACGCGCCTCTGTATTGATTCCTTTAAGCTTGCAACATGCCATTTGGGGGCCAGCATGA
- the flhF gene encoding flagellar biosynthesis protein FlhF, translated as MKLYTYSGETTAEALKRAQSEHGHNALVVKAQEIRKKSLTEPGLYEVVVAVDKPPEEPKKSNNMQERLDSARQARTPEPPPPLKEEVSIELSKTLEEMRKLAGVSAPPPPPPPPPPLPTQVHELEDNLKEPPPIKKDKKEKDVGLHSLKGELNKINDNLKLIQNMVWSEEKGQNFVIPHEFAEIYRLAKNSGMHKIHLDEIMRLSLELMPVKMRENSVTVKRYFREVLRKMIYCRHENLDPNYKKILMLVGPTGVGKTTTLAKLAARYSKLLDRKYKVGILTLDTYRIGAVEQLNWYAKKMKISIETVMDSEDFTKEMKALEYCDVVLIDTTGHSQRDKKKIEALKKFTQNGYKIDTTLVLSLTTKYEDLKDIYNAFSPLDIDSLIFTKLDESQGFGNLFSLVYESKKPISYLCIGQEVPMDLLVASNDYLVDCMLDGFTHPDRTQT; from the coding sequence ATGAAACTTTATACTTATAGTGGAGAAACAACGGCCGAAGCCTTAAAAAGAGCCCAAAGTGAACATGGGCACAATGCTTTGGTTGTAAAAGCCCAAGAGATTCGCAAGAAGAGTCTCACAGAGCCCGGTCTTTATGAGGTGGTTGTGGCCGTAGACAAACCCCCAGAAGAGCCTAAAAAAAGTAATAATATGCAAGAACGCCTAGATAGTGCACGGCAAGCACGCACGCCTGAACCCCCTCCCCCTCTCAAAGAAGAGGTGAGTATTGAACTCTCTAAAACCCTTGAAGAAATGCGCAAACTTGCCGGGGTGTCTGCACCACCTCCTCCCCCCCCTCCCCCTCCCCCTCTACCCACACAGGTGCACGAGCTAGAGGATAATCTCAAAGAGCCCCCTCCTATCAAAAAAGATAAAAAAGAGAAGGATGTAGGTTTACACTCTCTTAAAGGAGAGCTCAATAAAATTAATGACAATCTCAAGCTCATCCAAAACATGGTTTGGAGCGAGGAAAAGGGGCAAAATTTTGTCATCCCGCATGAATTTGCCGAAATTTATCGTTTGGCTAAAAATAGCGGGATGCACAAAATACACCTAGATGAAATTATGCGCTTGAGCTTAGAGCTCATGCCTGTTAAAATGCGTGAAAACTCCGTAACCGTGAAGCGTTATTTTAGAGAGGTTTTGCGCAAGATGATCTATTGCCGTCATGAAAATTTAGACCCCAACTACAAGAAAATTTTAATGCTAGTAGGGCCTACTGGAGTGGGCAAAACCACCACATTAGCAAAATTAGCCGCACGCTATTCTAAGTTATTGGACAGAAAATATAAAGTAGGCATCTTAACCTTGGACACTTACCGCATCGGGGCCGTGGAGCAACTTAATTGGTATGCCAAAAAAATGAAAATTAGCATTGAAACTGTGATGGATTCTGAGGATTTTACTAAGGAGATGAAAGCCTTAGAATACTGCGATGTGGTGCTGATTGACACAACGGGGCATTCCCAACGCGATAAAAAGAAAATTGAAGCCCTAAAGAAATTTACACAAAATGGCTACAAAATTGACACAACCCTAGTGCTCTCTTTGACTACAAAATACGAGGATTTGAAGGATATTTACAACGCCTTTAGCCCCCTAGATATAGATAGCTTGATTTTTACTAAGTTAGATGAGAGTCAGGGATTTGGCAATCTCTTTTCTTTGGTTTATGAGAGCAAAAAGCCTATTAGCTACCTTTGTATTGGGCAGGAAGTGCCTATGGATCTGCTAGTGGCTAGTAATGACTACCTAGTAGATTGTATGTTAGATGGATTCACCCACCCAGATAGGACACAGACATGA
- a CDS encoding P-loop NTPase codes for MTQNQASGLEHIMEPRSIFSKKGKTKFIAITSGKGGVGKSTISANLGYSLFKSGYKVGVLDADIGLANLDIIFGIKTNKNILHALRGEVRFSDVIYPIEKDFYLVPGDSGEEIFKYVSQEILDSFVDEENVLDDLDYMIIDTGAGIGEFTQAFLRASDCVVVITTSDPAAITDAYTTIKINSKTKNDVFVLVNMVDSADKSKQIFSGIQRVAKENIPHMTLNYLGYIQNSNALRQAIKNRKLLCKSEPFNTFSFTMEQVAKILTMKMEHNVLETPKDNFIGFFKRLLKYL; via the coding sequence ATGACTCAAAATCAGGCAAGTGGCTTGGAACATATCATGGAGCCTAGAAGCATTTTTAGCAAAAAAGGTAAAACGAAGTTTATTGCCATTACAAGCGGTAAGGGCGGAGTGGGTAAAAGCACCATTAGCGCGAATTTGGGCTATAGCCTTTTTAAATCTGGCTATAAAGTTGGTGTGTTGGATGCAGACATTGGCCTAGCTAACTTGGATATTATTTTTGGTATCAAAACCAATAAAAATATTTTACACGCTTTGCGAGGTGAGGTGCGCTTTAGCGATGTGATCTATCCTATTGAAAAAGATTTTTACCTAGTGCCCGGGGATAGTGGAGAGGAAATTTTTAAGTATGTCAGTCAAGAAATCCTAGATAGCTTTGTAGATGAAGAGAATGTCTTAGACGACCTTGATTACATGATCATTGATACGGGGGCTGGCATTGGGGAATTTACACAAGCTTTTTTGCGCGCGAGTGATTGTGTGGTGGTGATCACAACTTCCGATCCAGCAGCTATCACAGATGCCTACACCACGATTAAAATCAATTCTAAAACCAAAAATGATGTCTTTGTTTTGGTCAATATGGTTGATTCCGCCGATAAAAGCAAACAAATTTTCTCAGGTATCCAACGCGTAGCTAAAGAAAATATTCCACATATGACCTTGAATTACTTGGGCTATATCCAAAATAGCAATGCGCTCAGACAGGCGATTAAAAACCGCAAGCTTCTTTGTAAAAGCGAACCCTTTAACACTTTTTCTTTCACTATGGAGCAAGTGGCGAAGATTTTAACCATGAAAATGGAACACAATGTGTTAGAAACACCTAAGGACAATTTCATTGGATTTTTTAAGCGTTTACTAAAATATCTGTGA
- a CDS encoding RNA polymerase sigma factor FliA yields MTRNRVLKKSSYDAQIQSSQDALAIQYLPAVRAMAFRLKERLPSCVDFNDLISVGTEELIKLARRYDTSLNDSFWGYAKTRVNGAMLDYLRSLDVVSRASRKLIKKIDHEVSKYYNEHGQEPDDAYLAEVLGEDISKIRDAKMASDIYASVPIDEQFNAIEQRNINAKLEFEELIAHIHAILKTMSEREQLIIQLYFFEELNLSEIREILGVTESRISQIIKEVIKKIRINLGGLHG; encoded by the coding sequence TTGACGAGAAATAGAGTGCTCAAAAAATCTAGTTACGATGCCCAAATTCAGAGCTCTCAGGACGCTTTGGCGATCCAATACCTCCCTGCCGTGCGTGCAATGGCTTTTCGCCTCAAAGAGCGGCTCCCTAGTTGTGTGGATTTTAACGATCTAATTTCTGTAGGCACAGAAGAGCTTATCAAATTAGCGCGCCGCTATGACACTTCTTTGAACGATTCGTTTTGGGGGTATGCTAAAACCCGTGTGAACGGAGCGATGTTAGATTATTTGCGCTCCTTAGATGTCGTGTCGCGCGCGTCTAGAAAATTGATCAAAAAGATCGATCACGAGGTTTCTAAATATTATAACGAGCATGGTCAAGAACCCGATGATGCCTATTTGGCTGAAGTGCTTGGAGAAGACATTTCTAAAATCCGCGATGCTAAGATGGCTTCGGACATTTATGCGAGTGTGCCCATTGATGAGCAGTTTAATGCCATTGAACAGCGCAATATCAACGCAAAACTTGAATTTGAAGAGCTTATCGCCCACATCCATGCCATTCTTAAAACCATGTCTGAGCGCGAACAACTCATCATCCAGCTTTATTTTTTTGAAGAGCTGAATTTGAGTGAAATTCGGGAGATTTTGGGGGTTACAGAATCGCGGATTTCTCAGATCATCAAGGAGGTGATTAAAAAAATCCGTATCAATCTAGGGGGTTTACATGGCTGA
- the fliM gene encoding flagellar motor switch protein FliM produces the protein MADILSQEEIDALLEVVDESEDVNTLQKREIMPQKQITLYDFKRPNRVSKEQLRSFRSIHDKMARSLSSQISAIMRSIVEIQLHSVDQMTYGEFLMSLPSPTSFNVFSMKPVGGTGVLEVNPSIVFPMIDRLLGGKGSSYDQTREFSDIELNLLDTILKQVMQILKDIWNPVTEFFPTIDAKESSANVVQIVAQNEIVIMVVMEIVIGHSRGMMNLCYPVISIEGILSKMGNRDVMLTETSSKKSRNKELQALVGGASVDVSAFLGSVRLTLKEVLDLVVGDTIRLNKVANDTVVVNIDKKERYLATVGYQGYRKTIKIKEVIHTEKDRVKEVLEVLENQRKLKIGNIKEEEE, from the coding sequence ATGGCTGATATTTTAAGTCAAGAAGAGATCGATGCCCTCTTAGAGGTGGTGGATGAGTCTGAGGATGTCAACACCCTTCAAAAACGCGAGATCATGCCCCAAAAGCAGATCACGCTTTATGATTTCAAACGCCCCAATCGGGTTAGCAAAGAACAATTACGATCCTTTAGAAGTATCCATGACAAAATGGCGCGTAGCCTCTCTAGTCAAATTTCAGCAATCATGCGCAGCATCGTAGAAATTCAATTACACAGCGTGGATCAAATGACCTATGGGGAATTTTTGATGAGCTTGCCTAGCCCCACAAGTTTTAATGTCTTTTCCATGAAACCTGTAGGAGGCACGGGGGTTTTGGAGGTCAATCCTAGTATCGTTTTTCCCATGATCGATCGCCTGCTAGGGGGCAAAGGCAGTTCCTACGATCAAACCCGCGAATTTAGCGATATTGAACTCAATTTACTAGACACCATTTTAAAGCAAGTCATGCAGATTCTCAAAGATATTTGGAATCCGGTAACTGAGTTTTTCCCCACCATTGACGCTAAGGAATCGAGCGCGAATGTTGTGCAAATTGTAGCGCAAAATGAGATTGTGATCATGGTGGTGATGGAGATTGTGATCGGGCATTCTCGAGGCATGATGAATCTATGCTACCCTGTGATCTCTATTGAAGGGATTTTATCCAAAATGGGCAATCGCGATGTGATGCTCACAGAAACTAGCTCTAAGAAAAGCCGTAATAAAGAATTGCAGGCCTTAGTAGGTGGGGCTAGTGTGGATGTGTCGGCCTTTTTGGGGAGTGTGCGCCTCACCTTAAAAGAGGTGTTAGATTTAGTAGTGGGAGATACCATTCGTCTTAACAAAGTGGCTAATGACACGGTGGTTGTCAATATTGATAAAAAAGAACGCTATTTAGCCACCGTAGGCTATCAAGGTTATCGCAAAACCATTAAGATTAAAGAGGTGATCCACACTGAAAAAGATCGCGTCAAAGAAGTGTTGGAAGTCCTAGAAAACCAACGCAAACTTAAAATTGGCAATATCAAGGAAGAAGAAGAATGA
- the fliY gene encoding flagellar motor switch protein FliY, which yields MIEDFLKLFVQECTSTLGGLLGKTPAIELKNEISVGDFIFIEHASVVVQVKPQTNVTITLAVPVPMATALADLMVGGEGTSKQTLEKDDLDAIKEIGSNIFGALTTALQAQEVIPKLSFEVSEAVDAQDASLLDPYSDGYEFGFELEQVKSSFFIFCGGVFIDLFKKKVAPQNTSKPRNAPSMPNLPVVPTERTESDGHLEQLEARNINMLLDIKLNVRVRIGQKKMILKDVVSMDIGSVIELNQMVNDPLEILVDDKVIAKGEVVIVDGNFGIQITDIGSKRDRLEQLKDS from the coding sequence ATGATTGAGGATTTTTTAAAACTTTTTGTCCAAGAATGCACTTCAACTTTGGGGGGCTTGCTAGGCAAAACTCCTGCCATCGAACTTAAAAATGAAATTTCTGTGGGGGATTTTATTTTTATCGAACATGCTTCTGTGGTGGTGCAGGTTAAACCTCAAACCAATGTAACCATCACTTTAGCCGTTCCCGTGCCTATGGCGACCGCTCTAGCGGATTTGATGGTGGGCGGAGAAGGTACGAGCAAACAAACTCTGGAAAAAGATGACCTAGATGCCATTAAAGAAATCGGCTCTAATATTTTTGGAGCCCTTACGACAGCCCTGCAGGCTCAAGAGGTCATCCCCAAACTCTCTTTTGAGGTCAGTGAGGCGGTGGACGCTCAGGACGCTTCTTTATTAGATCCTTATAGCGATGGGTATGAATTTGGCTTTGAGCTTGAACAGGTCAAATCGAGCTTCTTTATTTTCTGTGGGGGAGTTTTCATTGATCTATTTAAGAAAAAAGTCGCTCCGCAAAACACTTCTAAACCTAGAAACGCGCCCTCTATGCCTAATCTTCCTGTAGTGCCTACAGAACGCACTGAGAGCGATGGCCACTTGGAGCAGCTAGAAGCGCGCAATATCAACATGCTTTTGGATATTAAGCTCAATGTAAGGGTGCGCATTGGACAGAAAAAAATGATTTTAAAAGATGTGGTTTCTATGGATATTGGGAGCGTGATCGAACTCAATCAAATGGTCAATGACCCCTTAGAGATACTTGTAGATGATAAAGTCATTGCTAAGGGTGAAGTGGTGATCGTAGATGGTAACTTTGGGATTCAAATTACCGACATTGGGAGTAAAAGAGATCGCCTAGAACAACTTAAGGATAGCTAA
- the lhgO gene encoding L-2-hydroxyglutarate oxidase, translated as MAVIYDFIIIGGGILGHSVAMQLLDKYPDAKIALLEKEPSSALHQTGRNSGVIHAGVYYTPGTLKANFCYEGNRATKAFCEDNGIVYEQCGKLLVASNALELQRMENLWERTKENGLERVRLNAQELQEMEKNIVGLGGIFFPTSAIVSYVEVTRAMAKRFQEKGGEIFYNTQVVALSEHARGVKILSKNGVFETNYLITCCGLHSDRIVKMLGIMPKFTICPFRGEYFKLAGHCNKIVKHLIYPIPDPQVPFLGVHLTRMIDGSVTVGPNAVLAFKREGYAKSDVSWGDLKEMLIHKGVRQVIKTHFKTGCSEFRHSFCKKSYLSLVQKYCPSLKLEDLRAHPAGVRAQAVSENGELIEDFLFCNTERSVNVCNAPSPAATSALPIGRHILERLENILK; from the coding sequence ATGGCTGTCATTTACGATTTTATTATTATAGGTGGGGGGATTTTGGGGCATTCTGTCGCGATGCAATTATTGGACAAATACCCAGATGCCAAAATTGCCCTTTTAGAAAAGGAACCCAGCAGTGCCCTACACCAAACCGGGCGCAATAGCGGGGTGATTCACGCTGGGGTTTATTACACCCCAGGCACTCTCAAGGCTAATTTTTGCTACGAGGGCAATAGGGCGACAAAGGCTTTTTGTGAAGATAATGGCATTGTGTATGAGCAGTGTGGGAAATTATTGGTCGCTAGCAATGCGCTAGAACTCCAGCGCATGGAGAATCTGTGGGAGCGCACTAAGGAAAATGGTTTAGAGAGGGTGCGTTTGAACGCCCAAGAACTCCAAGAGATGGAAAAAAACATTGTGGGCTTAGGGGGAATCTTTTTCCCTACTAGCGCGATTGTGAGCTATGTAGAAGTTACTAGGGCGATGGCTAAGCGTTTTCAAGAAAAGGGAGGGGAGATTTTTTATAACACCCAAGTGGTCGCGCTCAGCGAACATGCTAGGGGGGTGAAGATCCTTAGTAAAAACGGGGTTTTTGAGACAAATTACCTCATCACTTGTTGTGGCTTGCACAGCGATCGCATTGTGAAGATGTTAGGGATCATGCCCAAATTCACCATCTGTCCTTTTAGAGGCGAGTATTTTAAACTTGCTGGGCACTGTAATAAAATTGTCAAGCACCTTATTTACCCCATTCCTGACCCACAAGTGCCCTTTTTAGGCGTGCATTTAACGCGCATGATCGATGGGAGTGTTACCGTGGGGCCCAATGCGGTTTTGGCTTTTAAAAGAGAGGGGTATGCTAAAAGCGATGTGAGTTGGGGCGATCTCAAAGAAATGTTGATACACAAGGGGGTAAGGCAAGTGATCAAAACCCACTTTAAAACGGGTTGCTCCGAGTTTAGACATTCCTTTTGTAAAAAAAGTTATCTCTCTTTGGTGCAAAAATACTGCCCTTCTTTAAAATTAGAAGACTTGAGAGCGCACCCTGCAGGGGTGCGCGCACAGGCAGTGAGCGAGAATGGAGAATTGATAGAGGATTTTCTCTTTTGTAATACAGAGCGGAGTGTGAATGTGTGCAACGCCCCCAGCCCAGCTGCCACCTCAGCCCTGCCCATAGGTAGACATATTCTTGAACGCTTGGAAAATATTTTAAAGTAA
- the glaH gene encoding glutarate dioxygenase GlaH, whose amino-acid sequence MAYNIQTDAFSVKPTPYSNRLLQVTIHEATMTQFLKDIAIYPVQALEYKSFLRFRVAQVLDNLCERKLKPFLEKALGDRNTGALLVNPEGVNRAEQGDEMVKIATAFVHLIGRSNFDQMTGQFYARWAVLNTDNSDSYLRKPDKPLELHNDGTFVNEVTDYVLMYKIDEQNMQGGDSQLLHLDDWEELDKFYNHHLAKRVMRWAAPPSKKVTSDVYHPVFEADSHANPVMLYIDQFAQPKDYEEGVYLADLGDSLENSKAKLSFPVPVGQFLLINNLFWLHGRDKFQPHEGLRRELMRQRGYFSFSTNPFSRYKDFKNF is encoded by the coding sequence ATGGCTTACAATATTCAAACGGACGCTTTTAGTGTGAAACCAACCCCTTATTCCAACAGACTTTTGCAGGTTACTATCCATGAAGCGACTATGACTCAGTTTTTAAAAGATATTGCGATTTATCCCGTGCAGGCGTTGGAATACAAATCTTTCTTGCGTTTTAGAGTGGCTCAAGTCTTAGACAATCTTTGTGAGCGCAAACTCAAACCTTTTTTAGAAAAAGCCTTGGGCGATCGCAATACGGGGGCGTTGTTAGTGAATCCAGAGGGGGTTAATCGGGCTGAACAGGGCGATGAAATGGTCAAGATCGCGACAGCGTTTGTGCATTTAATTGGGCGTTCAAACTTTGATCAAATGACGGGGCAGTTTTACGCCCGCTGGGCGGTGCTCAATACCGACAACTCGGATAGTTATTTAAGAAAACCTGATAAACCCTTAGAATTGCACAATGATGGGACTTTTGTCAATGAGGTTACAGACTATGTGTTGATGTATAAGATCGATGAGCAGAACATGCAAGGGGGCGATTCGCAACTTTTGCACCTTGATGATTGGGAGGAATTAGACAAGTTTTATAACCACCATTTGGCTAAAAGGGTGATGCGCTGGGCAGCCCCTCCTAGCAAAAAAGTTACTAGCGATGTCTATCATCCCGTTTTTGAGGCCGATAGCCACGCTAACCCTGTGATGCTCTACATCGATCAATTTGCCCAGCCTAAAGACTATGAAGAGGGCGTGTATTTGGCAGATTTGGGCGATTCGCTAGAAAACTCGAAGGCTAAGCTGTCCTTCCCTGTGCCAGTGGGGCAGTTCTTGCTCATCAATAATCTCTTTTGGCTACATGGGCGGGATAAATTCCAGCCCCATGAGGGTTTGCGCCGCGAGTTGATGCGCCAAAGGGGTTATTTCTCCTTTAGCACGAATCCCTTTAGCCGCTATAAAGACTTCAAAAACTTTTAG
- a CDS encoding DNA-methyltransferase codes for MLTPYLNQIFHADALEFMQGLPENSIDCVLIDPPYCSGGVKSLSDRRKSTNDKYLITRKDGKVYPEFIGDGKDQRAYTMWMGFIFAQIERVLKPNSYFFSFIDWRMLPALSDAVQLADLAWRGAIVWDKGRSARPFANGFRQQCEFIVWGTKGVLEPQEFYGYGYKEAKIHPNTKQHATQKPLEILKHCLEIVPKGGIVLDCFCGSGSTGVACAQMGLDFIGVEKSAQYAQIAQENLQRAFKNKASLFDAVV; via the coding sequence TTGCTAACCCCCTATCTTAACCAAATCTTTCATGCTGACGCTTTAGAGTTTATGCAGGGCTTGCCTGAAAACTCTATAGATTGTGTTTTGATTGACCCGCCTTATTGTAGTGGGGGTGTGAAGTCTTTGTCAGATCGGCGCAAAAGCACCAATGACAAATATTTGATAACGCGCAAAGATGGAAAAGTTTACCCCGAATTTATAGGCGATGGCAAAGACCAACGGGCTTACACCATGTGGATGGGCTTTATCTTTGCCCAAATTGAGCGCGTGTTAAAGCCTAATAGTTACTTCTTTAGTTTCATTGATTGGCGCATGCTGCCCGCACTCAGCGATGCCGTGCAATTAGCCGATCTGGCTTGGCGAGGTGCGATTGTGTGGGATAAGGGACGCTCTGCTAGACCCTTTGCTAATGGCTTTAGGCAACAATGTGAGTTTATTGTTTGGGGCACTAAGGGGGTGCTAGAACCCCAAGAGTTTTACGGCTACGGCTACAAGGAGGCCAAAATCCACCCCAATACCAAACAACACGCCACGCAAAAGCCCTTAGAGATTTTAAAACATTGTTTAGAGATTGTGCCTAAGGGCGGGATAGTGTTAGATTGTTTTTGTGGTTCAGGGAGTACAGGAGTGGCGTGTGCGCAAATGGGGCTAGATTTTATCGGTGTAGAAAAGTCCGCCCAATATGCTCAAATCGCTCAAGAGAATTTACAAAGGGCTTTTAAAAATAAAGCTTCTTTGTTTGATGCTGTGGTTTAA
- the gltX gene encoding glutamate--tRNA ligase gives MLRFAPSPTGDMHIGNLRVALLNALVAKQLDQPLMLRIEDTDTERNIPNKDREILDLLRKVGISWDQLVYQSANLPTHQEYAQKLLDQGFAFYCHCTPEFLEEQKQQALREKRPFRYHDAWARLQEKSNPHPVVRLRGSSVSLFFEDTIKGKIHFEPHELDSFVILRSNKTPTYNFACACDDFTYKISYIIRGEDHVSNTPKQILIQQALAKVLDQPFKPIAYAHLPIILDQESGKKMSKRDAASSVVWLLKEGFLAKSIANYLISLGYAPPSEVFSLEESCAWFDLHKLSAAPARFNLSYLRHLNHAHLQALEIHQLQELLGLDSPQKAQLAQIFLEESSTLNELRVKLEAMLAPKDIHKDYENENFYDRCLRLHATLQSLPLEALEDFTEFKKLAMQKSQLKGKDFFKSLRILFTGTTQGVELNKLYPFVRHFAQDILTLKGL, from the coding sequence ATGCTTCGTTTTGCCCCTTCACCCACTGGGGATATGCATATTGGAAATTTACGCGTGGCGTTGCTCAACGCGCTCGTGGCCAAACAATTAGATCAACCCCTCATGCTACGCATTGAAGATACAGATACTGAACGCAATATTCCCAATAAAGATCGCGAAATCTTAGATCTTTTGCGCAAGGTGGGGATTTCTTGGGATCAGCTAGTTTATCAAAGCGCAAATCTGCCCACACACCAAGAATATGCGCAGAAACTCTTAGATCAAGGGTTTGCTTTTTATTGCCATTGCACCCCTGAATTTTTAGAGGAACAAAAACAGCAAGCTCTGCGTGAAAAACGCCCTTTTCGTTACCACGATGCTTGGGCGCGTTTGCAAGAAAAGAGTAACCCTCATCCGGTGGTGCGCTTGAGAGGGAGCTCTGTAAGTCTTTTCTTTGAAGACACCATTAAGGGAAAAATCCATTTTGAACCCCATGAACTTGATAGTTTTGTGATTTTGCGATCCAATAAAACCCCTACCTATAACTTTGCTTGCGCGTGTGATGACTTCACTTACAAGATCAGCTACATTATTCGTGGCGAAGATCATGTAAGCAACACTCCTAAACAAATTCTTATCCAACAAGCCCTAGCTAAGGTGCTTGATCAACCATTCAAACCCATAGCTTACGCCCATTTGCCTATTATTCTTGATCAAGAGAGTGGTAAAAAAATGAGCAAGCGGGACGCAGCTTCTAGTGTGGTGTGGCTTTTAAAAGAGGGATTTTTAGCTAAGAGCATTGCCAATTATCTGATTTCTTTAGGATATGCGCCTCCTAGCGAGGTGTTTAGCCTAGAAGAAAGTTGTGCATGGTTTGATTTGCACAAACTCAGTGCTGCGCCCGCACGCTTTAACCTCTCTTATTTGCGCCACCTCAACCATGCGCACCTCCAAGCTTTAGAGATTCATCAGCTTCAAGAACTTTTGGGCTTAGATTCGCCACAAAAAGCCCAACTCGCTCAAATTTTCTTAGAGGAATCTAGCACCTTAAACGAATTGCGCGTCAAATTAGAAGCCATGCTAGCTCCTAAGGATATTCATAAAGACTACGAAAATGAAAATTTCTACGACCGCTGTTTGCGCCTGCACGCCACATTGCAGAGTCTGCCCCTAGAAGCCCTAGAGGATTTTACGGAGTTTAAAAAATTAGCCATGCAAAAGAGTCAACTCAAGGGCAAGGATTTTTTCAAGTCCCTACGAATCTTATTCACCGGCACAACACAAGGAGTTGAACTCAATAAACTTTATCCCTTTGTGCGCCATTTCGCCCAAGATATTCTCACTTTAAAAGGCCTCTAA
- a CDS encoding YggT family protein encodes MIMGTILSAFATILHGLITTYMWVIIIASLLSFLRPDPNNVIVQMLYRLTEPLFAKARAWLPFLVFNGIDLSPLAIVIALQFIDMTLVKLLFVYAQG; translated from the coding sequence ATGATTATGGGCACGATTCTCTCAGCTTTTGCGACTATTTTACATGGTCTCATCACCACTTATATGTGGGTTATTATCATCGCCTCTTTATTAAGTTTCTTGCGCCCTGACCCTAATAATGTTATTGTGCAAATGCTCTACCGCCTCACAGAACCTCTTTTTGCTAAAGCGCGCGCTTGGTTGCCCTTTTTAGTCTTTAATGGCATCGATCTCTCACCCTTAGCAATCGTTATTGCCCTACAATTCATAGATATGACCTTAGTAAAACTCCTCTTTGTTTACGCACAAGGTTGA